The proteins below are encoded in one region of Longimicrobium sp.:
- a CDS encoding cyanophycinase: MSKTDGSGKIGRLVVIGGAEEKEGGDMVILRRVVELAGGDQARIIVCSSPSGEAEEAFETYRKIFEEIGVAEVIPAAIEERNEADTPELLDAVKRATGFFITGGDQLKLVALIAGTHFAEGIRERLFHDGLVVAGTSAGAAAMSSVMLIGGTSEGSVRRADISLAPGLGLWRDTVVDTHFSQRGRVSRLMTVFAHNPQVLGIGIDENTAVEVELGESFTVLGENAVLVFDGHVTHSSAPNASDEDVLALTDTLVHVLPTGYGFDLATHRPILPNGERVPTPITPTSAGSRTAEVGTGT; this comes from the coding sequence ATGTCGAAGACGGACGGGTCGGGGAAGATCGGGCGGCTGGTGGTGATCGGCGGCGCCGAGGAGAAAGAGGGCGGTGACATGGTGATCCTCCGCCGCGTGGTGGAGCTGGCGGGGGGCGACCAGGCGCGCATCATCGTCTGCTCGTCGCCGTCGGGCGAGGCGGAGGAGGCGTTCGAGACCTACCGCAAGATCTTCGAGGAGATCGGCGTGGCGGAGGTCATTCCCGCGGCCATCGAAGAGCGCAACGAGGCGGACACTCCCGAGCTGCTGGACGCGGTTAAGCGCGCGACCGGGTTCTTCATCACCGGGGGCGACCAGTTGAAGCTCGTGGCGCTGATCGCGGGGACGCACTTCGCGGAGGGGATCCGCGAACGGCTCTTCCACGACGGGCTGGTGGTGGCCGGCACCAGCGCCGGCGCCGCCGCCATGAGCAGCGTGATGCTGATCGGCGGCACCAGCGAGGGCTCGGTGCGGCGCGCGGACATCTCGCTTGCCCCGGGGCTGGGGCTGTGGCGCGACACCGTGGTGGACACCCACTTCAGCCAGCGCGGCCGCGTAAGCCGCCTGATGACGGTCTTCGCGCACAATCCGCAGGTGCTGGGCATCGGCATCGACGAGAACACCGCGGTGGAGGTGGAGCTGGGGGAGAGCTTCACGGTGCTGGGGGAGAACGCGGTGCTGGTCTTCGACGGCCACGTCACCCACTCCAGCGCTCCCAACGCGAGCGACGAGGACGTGCTGGCGCTGACCGACACGCTGGTCCACGTCCTCCCGACCGGGTACGGCTTCGACCTCGCGACGCACCGCCCCATCCTCCCCAACGGCGAGCGCGTGCCCACTCCGATTACGCCTACGAGCGCGGGGAGCCGCACCGCCGAAGTGGGGACCGGCACCTAA
- a CDS encoding DUF1003 domain-containing protein, whose amino-acid sequence MDAAKDPQLGHQRLIPDRDQTPEMAGVVDRNIVALLERRREDELRKSTQDRIADRVTRFTGSMLFVYIHLTIFGSWIVVNLGWTPVPRFDPSFVVLAMIASVEAIFLSTFVLISQNRMQAQADKRADLDLQVSLLSEHEITQLITLVTEIARRMDVDAAKHPELRELAQDVAPERVLDHIEHHERQVNSRGR is encoded by the coding sequence ATGGACGCGGCCAAGGACCCGCAGCTCGGCCACCAGCGCCTGATCCCGGACCGGGACCAGACGCCGGAGATGGCCGGCGTGGTGGACCGCAACATCGTCGCGCTCCTCGAGCGACGGCGCGAGGACGAGCTACGCAAGAGCACGCAGGACCGCATCGCCGACCGGGTGACGCGCTTCACGGGGAGTATGCTCTTCGTGTACATCCACCTGACGATCTTCGGCTCGTGGATCGTCGTCAACCTGGGGTGGACGCCGGTCCCGCGGTTCGATCCGTCGTTCGTGGTGCTGGCGATGATCGCGTCGGTGGAGGCGATCTTCCTCTCCACCTTCGTCCTCATCTCGCAGAACCGCATGCAGGCGCAGGCGGACAAGCGCGCCGACCTGGACCTCCAGGTCTCCCTCCTGTCCGAGCACGAGATCACCCAGCTCATCACCCTGGTGACCGAGATCGCCCGCCGGATGGACGTGGACGCGGCCAAGCACCCCGAGCTGCGCGAGCTGGCGCAGGACGTGGCTCCCGAGCGGGTGCTGGACCACATCGAGCACCACGAGCGGCAGGTGAACAGCCGGGGACGTTAG